A part of Thermococcus sp. JdF3 genomic DNA contains:
- a CDS encoding ABC transporter ATP-binding protein translates to MVRVELRGVVKEWEDFRLEIGELKVRDGEFLTLLGPSGCGKTTTLRMIAGFERPDRGEILFDGRRVNELPPYERGIGIVFQDYALFPHMTAFKNVAFGLEMKKLPKAEIERKVRWALRLVGLEGLENRYPEQLSGGQQQRVALARALVVEPDVLLLDEPLSNLDAKIRERLRGEIKRIQRELGITTIYVTHDQEEAMAVSDRIAVMNVGHVEQVGKPLELYYLPKTEFVARFLGLSNILELKAENGRACLESLCFDVGREGKVRVFFRPESVHIKPGDAAEVLDYELLPGRIRLRLGIGDKVILAERFLDELPFGVEEMPKRVYVEVRSFSVLG, encoded by the coding sequence ATGGTGAGGGTAGAGCTAAGGGGAGTGGTCAAGGAGTGGGAAGATTTTCGGCTTGAGATAGGCGAGTTGAAAGTCAGGGACGGCGAGTTCCTCACGCTCCTCGGTCCGAGCGGCTGCGGAAAGACCACGACGCTGAGGATGATAGCGGGCTTTGAAAGACCTGATAGGGGAGAGATACTCTTCGACGGAAGGCGGGTGAACGAGTTACCCCCCTACGAGCGCGGGATAGGCATAGTCTTCCAGGACTACGCGCTGTTCCCCCACATGACGGCCTTCAAGAACGTTGCCTTCGGGCTGGAGATGAAAAAGCTCCCGAAGGCCGAGATTGAAAGAAAGGTGAGATGGGCGCTCCGGCTGGTCGGTCTGGAGGGGCTTGAAAACCGCTATCCGGAGCAGCTGAGCGGCGGCCAGCAGCAGCGTGTGGCCCTCGCGAGGGCACTCGTTGTGGAGCCTGACGTTCTGCTCCTCGACGAGCCGCTGAGCAACCTCGACGCGAAGATAAGGGAGCGCCTGAGGGGGGAGATAAAGAGAATCCAGCGCGAGCTCGGAATAACGACGATATACGTCACCCACGACCAGGAGGAGGCAATGGCGGTAAGCGACAGGATAGCGGTGATGAACGTCGGCCACGTTGAGCAGGTTGGAAAGCCTCTGGAGCTCTACTACCTTCCAAAGACGGAGTTCGTGGCGCGCTTCCTTGGCCTGAGCAACATACTGGAGCTCAAAGCCGAGAACGGAAGGGCCTGCCTCGAAAGCCTATGCTTCGACGTGGGGAGGGAAGGAAAGGTCAGGGTCTTCTTCCGGCCGGAGAGTGTCCACATAAAACCCGGCGACGCGGCGGAGGTTCTCGACTACGAACTCCTGCCCGGCAGGATAAGGCTGAGGCTCGGGATTGGAGATAAGGTAATCCTCGCGGAGCGCTTCCTCGATGAGCTGCCCTTCGGCGTCGAGGAGATGCCGAAGCGAGTATATGTTGAGGTGAGGAGCTTCTCGGTGCTGGGGTGA
- a CDS encoding iron ABC transporter permease, whose translation MRVKPSKLFLLIPLAFLLVFFYVPLASILKTALWENGFTLRHISAVLANDYHRRVILFTIGQAVASTLLTLALGLPGAYIFARYDFPGKRVIKAVLTVPFVMPSVMVALGYILLFGKSGIITGLIGRDPGILYSWKGILLAHAFYNFPIVIRMVSSLWQRINPHYEEAAMALGARGWTLFRKVTLPMISPAIFASAMLTFVFCFLSFSIPLIIGGYRYATIEVDIFTSIMVLLDFKTGSALAIIQILLSMGFMYLYLRALDSYAKREEQRVFRKPRPFTRRDWLSVKGLLVGTYSLIVFVFIVSPLLAVIYDSLRFSGQWSLEWYRRIFSTEYNPMFGATTLDAIRNSLTFGLATVILSVLVALPIAYALHRWNFRGKRLFDVLVMLPLASSAITLGLGYIRVFHTTPLYFTAWIIIAAHTVIAYPFVLRAVSTSLKKIRPNLFEAAMSLGAREWKAFLRVELPLALGGVIVGAIFAFAMSIAELGATYMLAKPEYTTMTVAIYKFLGARQFGSASALAVLLMAVSTLAFMVIERVGEEVW comes from the coding sequence ATGAGGGTGAAGCCTTCGAAGCTCTTCCTGCTAATTCCTCTGGCGTTCCTGCTGGTCTTCTTCTACGTTCCCTTAGCGAGCATACTAAAAACGGCCCTGTGGGAGAACGGATTCACGCTCAGGCACATCTCGGCCGTCCTGGCAAACGACTACCACAGGAGGGTCATCCTCTTCACGATAGGGCAGGCCGTAGCCTCAACCCTGCTGACGCTCGCCCTCGGCCTCCCCGGGGCGTACATCTTCGCCAGGTACGACTTCCCCGGGAAGAGGGTCATAAAGGCCGTCCTGACGGTTCCCTTTGTCATGCCCAGCGTGATGGTTGCCCTGGGGTACATTCTCCTATTCGGGAAGAGCGGGATAATCACGGGACTCATCGGCCGCGACCCCGGAATCCTCTACTCCTGGAAGGGAATCCTCCTCGCCCACGCCTTCTACAACTTCCCGATAGTTATACGCATGGTCTCGTCGCTGTGGCAGAGAATAAACCCCCACTACGAGGAGGCGGCGATGGCCCTGGGGGCGAGGGGCTGGACGCTCTTCCGCAAGGTTACCCTGCCGATGATATCCCCGGCGATTTTTGCCTCGGCGATGCTCACCTTCGTCTTCTGCTTCCTGAGCTTCTCCATACCCCTTATCATAGGCGGCTACCGCTACGCCACCATAGAGGTGGACATCTTCACCTCGATAATGGTCCTCCTCGACTTCAAGACCGGCTCGGCGCTGGCCATAATCCAGATACTCCTCAGCATGGGCTTCATGTACCTCTACCTCAGGGCCCTCGACAGCTACGCCAAGCGCGAGGAGCAGAGGGTTTTCAGGAAGCCCCGTCCCTTCACGAGGCGCGACTGGCTGAGCGTCAAGGGACTGCTCGTTGGAACCTACTCCCTAATCGTCTTCGTCTTCATAGTCTCCCCCCTCCTGGCCGTTATCTACGACTCCCTGCGCTTCAGCGGTCAGTGGAGCCTGGAGTGGTACAGGAGGATATTCTCGACCGAGTACAACCCGATGTTCGGAGCGACAACGCTCGACGCGATAAGGAACTCCCTGACCTTCGGCCTCGCCACGGTAATCCTCTCGGTTCTCGTGGCGTTGCCGATAGCATACGCCCTCCACCGCTGGAACTTCAGGGGAAAGAGGCTCTTCGACGTCCTCGTCATGCTCCCGCTGGCCAGCTCCGCCATAACCCTCGGTCTGGGATACATAAGGGTCTTCCACACCACGCCCCTGTACTTCACCGCCTGGATAATCATCGCCGCCCACACGGTGATAGCGTATCCCTTCGTCCTCCGCGCCGTTTCCACGAGCCTGAAGAAGATAAGGCCCAACCTCTTCGAGGCGGCCATGAGCCTGGGAGCCAGGGAGTGGAAGGCCTTCCTGAGGGTGGAGCTTCCGCTGGCGCTCGGTGGAGTCATCGTCGGTGCGATATTCGCCTTCGCCATGAGCATAGCCGAGCTGGGGGCGACCTACATGCTGGCAAAACCTGAATACACCACCATGACGGTGGCGATATACAAGTTCCTCGGGGCGAGGCAGTTCGGCTCAGCCTCCGCCCTGGCGGTTCTTCTTATGGCCGTCTCAACTCTGGCCTTCATGGTGATAGAAAGGGTTGGTGAGGAGGTATGGTGA
- a CDS encoding P1 family peptidase, whose translation MKAPELGIEIGLHPHGKRNSMADLGVRVGHSTIIEGEDVRTGVTVLLPPVKNPYRERLFASTFIMNGFSKPIGFIQVEELGYIETPIALTNTLSVYTVASAMVKHMIELNPELRSVSPVVMECNDSYLNNIRKLAVKEEHYFEAVKRAKLDFEEGSVGAGTGMSAFEFKGGIGSSSRVVEIGGEEYTVASLVLANFGRREDLTVAGVPVGLELRDYPGRGASGRGSISIVVATNAPLTARQLGRLAKRAVVGLARTGGYAYHGSGDVVLAFSTAQTVPLDKEAHLLSFLPDNALSRLFRAAAEATEEAIINALLQARTIEGNGRVRYALPPERVLRILKNYGMTGPGLISPQSE comes from the coding sequence ATGAAGGCCCCCGAGCTGGGAATAGAGATCGGACTTCACCCTCACGGAAAGAGGAACTCAATGGCGGACTTGGGCGTTAGAGTCGGCCACTCGACGATAATCGAGGGGGAAGACGTTAGGACAGGGGTTACCGTTCTCCTTCCACCGGTGAAGAACCCGTACAGGGAGAGGCTCTTTGCTTCAACTTTCATCATGAACGGCTTCTCAAAGCCCATCGGTTTTATCCAGGTGGAGGAGCTCGGCTACATTGAGACGCCGATAGCTCTAACAAACACCCTGAGTGTCTACACCGTGGCCAGCGCGATGGTCAAGCACATGATCGAGCTGAACCCGGAGCTGAGGAGCGTTTCTCCGGTCGTTATGGAGTGCAACGACTCCTACCTGAACAACATAAGGAAGCTCGCCGTTAAAGAGGAGCACTATTTCGAGGCCGTCAAAAGGGCCAAACTCGACTTCGAGGAGGGTTCGGTCGGAGCTGGGACGGGAATGAGCGCCTTCGAGTTCAAGGGCGGAATAGGCTCCTCCTCGCGGGTGGTGGAAATCGGCGGGGAGGAGTACACCGTCGCCTCGCTCGTCCTGGCGAACTTTGGGAGGCGGGAGGACCTGACGGTGGCCGGGGTTCCGGTCGGGCTCGAGCTGAGGGACTACCCGGGCAGGGGAGCCTCTGGAAGGGGGAGCATCTCCATCGTCGTTGCCACGAACGCGCCTTTGACCGCGAGGCAGCTCGGGAGGCTCGCCAAGAGGGCGGTGGTTGGACTCGCGAGAACCGGCGGCTACGCCTACCACGGTAGCGGTGACGTGGTTCTGGCCTTCTCCACCGCCCAGACCGTCCCTCTGGATAAGGAAGCTCATCTACTCAGCTTTCTGCCGGACAACGCTCTGAGCCGGCTCTTTAGAGCGGCGGCCGAGGCCACGGAGGAGGCTATAATCAACGCGCTCCTCCAGGCCAGAACCATCGAGGGAAACGGGCGTGTGAGGTACGCACTGCCCCCTGAGCGGGTTTTGAGGATACTCAAAAATTATGGAATGACTGGGCCAGGCCTCATATCTCCTCAATCTGAGTGA
- a CDS encoding ABC transporter ATP-binding protein, with translation MITAENLSKRFGKLVALDSVSVEIGKGFTLILGPNGGGKSTFLNLCAGLYRPSSGRIEVLGEAPWSNEGVKSRLGVSFDPPSLPKHRAGREWLDYIARFKGADDSDVLKSAEMFSVTGFLDRRIGEYSAGMLKRLSLAQAFIGKPKLVLLDEPLANLDFKGIKEVSETLGKLANEGLNIVAVSHIWRPLIGFADEVVVIAAGKVVLKGSPKEVITQIEEI, from the coding sequence ATGATCACTGCAGAAAACCTGAGCAAGCGTTTTGGAAAGCTCGTGGCCCTTGACTCGGTCAGTGTAGAGATCGGAAAGGGATTCACCCTTATCCTCGGCCCGAATGGCGGGGGCAAGAGCACTTTCCTGAACCTGTGCGCGGGCCTCTACAGGCCAAGCTCGGGGAGGATTGAGGTTCTCGGCGAGGCTCCGTGGAGCAACGAGGGGGTCAAGTCCAGGCTCGGAGTCTCCTTTGACCCGCCGTCACTCCCAAAGCACAGGGCCGGGCGGGAGTGGCTTGATTACATTGCAAGGTTCAAGGGAGCCGATGATAGCGACGTTCTGAAGAGTGCTGAAATGTTCTCGGTTACGGGTTTTCTTGACAGGCGGATTGGCGAGTACTCCGCGGGTATGCTGAAGCGGCTTTCTTTGGCTCAAGCCTTCATCGGAAAACCCAAGTTAGTCCTTTTGGATGAGCCCCTTGCAAACCTCGACTTCAAAGGGATAAAGGAGGTCTCGGAGACGCTCGGAAAGCTCGCGAATGAGGGGTTGAACATCGTGGCAGTATCCCATATATGGCGTCCCCTTATCGGCTTTGCCGATGAGGTGGTGGTCATAGCCGCCGGAAAGGTGGTTCTGAAGGGCAGCCCCAAGGAGGTCATCACTCAGATTGAGGAGATATGA